One Georgenia wutianyii DNA segment encodes these proteins:
- a CDS encoding FAD-dependent oxidoreductase, with protein MSHPLHTPDLPVVVIGAGPVGLAAAAHLLEQGLEPLVLEAGDAVGASVRDWSHIRLFSPWQYDVDAAAARLLEPTGWQAPRPTRLPTGAELVEDYLAPLAATPALRHRIVTGARVVGVSRVGADKTHGAGRADRPFLVRTVVGDALVDHLARAVLDASGTWGHANPLGSAGLPAPGEDQAGPFLLGPLPDVLGADRERVAGRRVLVVGAGHSAANTLLSLVDLARTAPGTRITWVVRGASPARAYGGGKADELPERGVLGTRLRQAVSAGDVDLLTSTSVTCLAPTGDGALTVTLDGPGGPRDLVVDAVAGATGFRPHLEPLRELRLDLDPAVEAPARLAPLIDPEHHSCGTVPAHGADVLAHPAEPGFFVVGAKSYGRAPTFLLATGYEQVRSVAAHLAGDDDAARAVLLDLPETGVCSSLPPLLDDDGRAVADPSDGCCGSSPEPELIGFPTGLRHGRTAS; from the coding sequence CAGGGCCTGGAGCCGCTGGTGCTCGAGGCAGGGGACGCGGTGGGCGCCTCGGTCCGCGACTGGTCCCACATCCGGCTGTTCTCCCCCTGGCAGTACGACGTCGACGCGGCCGCCGCGCGCCTGCTCGAGCCCACCGGTTGGCAGGCCCCGCGCCCGACGCGCCTGCCGACCGGGGCCGAGCTCGTCGAGGACTACCTCGCGCCGCTGGCGGCAACGCCCGCACTGCGCCACCGGATCGTCACCGGCGCGCGCGTGGTCGGCGTGAGCCGCGTCGGCGCGGACAAGACGCACGGCGCCGGGCGCGCGGACCGGCCCTTCCTCGTGCGGACCGTCGTCGGCGACGCACTGGTGGACCACCTGGCCCGCGCCGTCCTCGACGCCTCCGGGACGTGGGGCCACGCCAACCCGCTCGGCTCCGCCGGGCTGCCCGCCCCGGGCGAGGACCAGGCCGGCCCCTTCCTGCTCGGCCCGCTGCCCGACGTCCTGGGCGCGGACCGTGAGCGCGTGGCGGGCCGCCGGGTACTCGTCGTGGGTGCTGGGCACTCGGCCGCCAACACCCTCCTCAGCCTCGTCGACCTCGCGCGGACCGCGCCGGGCACCCGGATCACCTGGGTCGTGCGAGGCGCCTCCCCCGCCCGGGCGTACGGCGGCGGGAAGGCTGACGAGCTCCCTGAGCGCGGCGTGCTCGGCACCCGGCTCCGGCAGGCGGTCTCGGCCGGCGACGTCGACCTCCTCACCTCGACCTCGGTCACGTGCCTCGCCCCCACCGGCGACGGCGCCCTCACGGTCACGCTCGACGGCCCGGGCGGTCCGCGCGACCTCGTCGTCGACGCCGTCGCCGGGGCGACCGGCTTCCGGCCGCACCTCGAGCCGCTGCGCGAGCTGCGCCTGGACCTCGACCCCGCCGTCGAGGCGCCCGCCCGGCTCGCCCCGCTCATCGACCCCGAGCACCACTCGTGCGGCACCGTGCCGGCCCACGGCGCCGACGTCCTCGCCCATCCCGCCGAACCGGGCTTCTTCGTCGTCGGGGCGAAGTCCTACGGCCGGGCGCCCACCTTCCTCCTCGCGACCGGCTACGAGCAGGTCCGCTCCGTCGCGGCGCACCTCGCCGGAGACGACGACGCGGCGCGTGCCGTCCTGCTCGACCTCCCCGAGACGGGCGTCTGCTCCAGCCTTCCGCCCCTGCTCGACGACGACGGGCGCGCGGTCGCGGACCCGTCCGACGGTTGCTGCGGGTCGTCGCCCGAGCCCGAGCTCATCGGCTTCCCCACCGGGCTGCGCCACGGACGGACGGCCTCGTGA
- a CDS encoding arsenate reductase ArsC, giving the protein MPTRPSVMFVCVHNAGRSQMAAGFLSALSGGRVEVRSAGSAPAETLNPVAVEAMAEVGIDITAQRPKVLTADAVEASDVVVTMGCGDACPFVPGVRYEDWELDDPAGQPIEKVREVRDDIRRRIEHLLTELLPT; this is encoded by the coding sequence GTGCCCACCCGCCCCAGCGTCATGTTCGTCTGCGTCCACAACGCCGGACGCTCGCAGATGGCCGCGGGCTTCCTCTCCGCCCTGTCCGGCGGCAGAGTCGAGGTCCGCTCGGCGGGGTCTGCACCTGCCGAGACGCTCAACCCGGTGGCGGTCGAGGCCATGGCGGAGGTGGGCATCGACATCACCGCACAGCGGCCGAAGGTCCTCACCGCCGACGCCGTCGAGGCGTCCGACGTCGTCGTCACCATGGGCTGCGGGGACGCCTGCCCGTTCGTCCCCGGCGTGCGCTACGAGGACTGGGAGCTCGACGACCCGGCCGGGCAGCCGATCGAGAAGGTCCGCGAGGTCCGCGACGACATCCGCCGCCGCATCGAGCACCTCCTCACCGAGCTCCTCCCCACCTGA